One genomic region from Oceanicoccus sp. KOV_DT_Chl encodes:
- a CDS encoding 2-oxoacid:acceptor oxidoreductase subunit alpha: MTTVNNITSVNDLVIKFANVNGTGSASANNMFAKAVFRMGLSVSPKNIFPSNIQGLPTWYEVRVSDKGYTGRRGGIDIMVCVNPQSMAKDIQEVSPGGYFIYDNTKVLDLRLLRNDITFIGLPLTKICLEEYKDARQRQLFKNVIYVGALAALINIEFDALTGLLADQFKGKEKLIAPNVHAMELGFQYAQAHFSCPLGVRLERRDNLGDKILIDGNTACGLGAVYGGATMAGWYPITPSTSVVEGFEKYCKRLRIDPGSGKKNYAIVQAEDELAAIGMVIGASWNGARAFTATSGPGISLMSEFLGLAYFAEIPTVLIDVQRTGPSTGMPTRTQQSDVMACAYASHGDTKHVLVFPSTPKECFDMTADAFDLAEHLQTPVIMLTDLDLGMNDNMSDPLEWDDNRAYNRGKVFSEQDLEEMAGKFGRYLDVDGDGIPYRTYPGTHPTKGSFFTRGTSRDEYAVYTEDGAEYVKNMERLLLKWETAKALVPQAEIILAQGGSKIGVLHFGTSMDATLEAADYLAEEGMAVDTCRIRAFPFNQDVEDFIASHETVFVVEQNRDAQMRSLLVNDCDIDPKHLNKILSYDGMPITARFIQQKINDHMTEAKVTPIRQKVNKDNH; the protein is encoded by the coding sequence ATGACAACAGTTAACAACATCACTTCCGTCAATGATCTGGTAATCAAATTTGCCAATGTCAACGGTACCGGTTCTGCTAGTGCTAACAATATGTTTGCCAAAGCGGTTTTCCGTATGGGTTTATCAGTTAGCCCCAAAAATATATTTCCTTCGAATATTCAAGGTTTACCCACATGGTACGAAGTTCGGGTCAGCGATAAAGGCTATACCGGTCGTCGCGGCGGTATCGATATTATGGTCTGTGTTAATCCGCAAAGTATGGCCAAAGATATTCAGGAGGTTTCACCCGGCGGTTATTTTATTTACGACAATACCAAGGTCTTGGATTTACGTTTGTTGCGCAATGATATTACCTTTATCGGTTTGCCATTAACTAAAATTTGCCTGGAAGAATATAAAGATGCCCGACAGCGTCAGCTGTTTAAAAACGTTATTTATGTCGGCGCATTAGCAGCTTTGATTAATATTGAATTTGACGCATTGACCGGTTTGCTAGCCGATCAGTTTAAAGGTAAAGAGAAGCTGATTGCGCCAAACGTACATGCCATGGAATTAGGGTTTCAATACGCGCAAGCACATTTTAGCTGTCCTTTAGGTGTGCGACTTGAGCGTCGCGATAATCTGGGTGATAAGATTTTAATCGATGGGAATACTGCCTGTGGTTTAGGCGCAGTTTATGGCGGCGCAACTATGGCCGGTTGGTATCCGATTACACCTTCTACTTCCGTTGTTGAAGGTTTCGAAAAATACTGTAAGCGTTTAAGGATCGACCCTGGTTCGGGTAAAAAGAATTACGCCATCGTGCAGGCGGAAGATGAGTTGGCCGCGATTGGTATGGTTATCGGTGCTAGTTGGAATGGGGCTCGGGCATTTACCGCTACCAGCGGCCCGGGAATATCTTTGATGAGTGAGTTTTTGGGCTTGGCGTATTTTGCTGAAATCCCAACGGTGTTGATCGATGTGCAGCGTACCGGCCCGTCAACAGGGATGCCGACACGGACTCAGCAGTCCGACGTTATGGCTTGTGCCTATGCTTCACACGGTGATACCAAGCACGTATTGGTATTCCCCTCAACGCCAAAAGAATGTTTTGATATGACTGCCGATGCTTTTGATTTGGCTGAGCATTTACAGACGCCGGTGATTATGTTGACTGACCTGGATTTGGGCATGAATGATAATATGTCCGATCCATTAGAGTGGGATGATAACCGCGCTTATAACCGCGGCAAAGTATTCAGTGAGCAGGATCTGGAAGAAATGGCTGGTAAATTTGGTCGTTATCTGGATGTGGATGGTGATGGTATTCCTTACCGTACTTATCCGGGAACTCACCCTACAAAAGGTTCGTTCTTTACCCGTGGTACATCGCGTGATGAGTACGCGGTGTATACGGAGGACGGTGCCGAGTATGTAAAAAATATGGAGCGCTTGCTGCTCAAGTGGGAAACAGCCAAAGCGTTGGTGCCGCAGGCCGAAATTATTTTAGCGCAAGGCGGTAGTAAAATTGGTGTGCTTCACTTTGGAACCAGTATGGATGCGACGCTGGAAGCTGCAGATTATTTGGCGGAAGAGGGTATGGCAGTAGATACCTGTCGTATTCGTGCCTTCCCTTTTAATCAGGACGTGGAAGATTTTATTGCCAGTCACGAAACAGTGTTTGTTGTTGAGCAAAACCGCGACGCACAAATGCGTTCTCTATTGGTGAATGATTGTGACATCGATCCCAAGCATTTGAATAAAATTCTGAGTTATGACGGCATGCCGATCACGGCGCGATTTATTCAACAGAAAATCAATGACCATATGACTGAGGCAAAAGTCACGCCTATCCGTCAGAAAGTCAACAAAGATAATCACTAA
- a CDS encoding FAD-dependent oxidoreductase, which yields MKPTDIKDPEYFHKVVDCQYACPAHTPVPEYIRLIAAGRYTDAYMVNWESNVFPGVLGRTCDRPCEPACRRGRVEEQPVAICRLKRVAADNKNDDDVNALMPVIPEQKNGKRVALIGGGPASLTVARDLMPLGYSIDLYDDQPAGGGFMRSQIPSFRLPVQVLDQEVNYITDMGVVTQYNHYVDSLKTILDKNYDAVFIGTGAPRGRDLTITGREEGADNIHIGIDWLSSVAFEHREAIGKKVIVLGGGNTAMDCCRTSLRLGAQDVKVVVRSPRSEMKASPWEIEDAEREGIPMFENHVPLEFVVDNGKLVGMKFDKVRAEYDDSGKRSLVSLGEAPVLIECDDVCIAIGQDNAFPWIERDLGVEFGKWDMPVVDTQTFQSKNPKVFFGGDAAFGPENVITAVAHGHQAAVSIDLFLNGKSVSERLAPGTNLVSQKMGIHEWSYDSSVVDDVRYAVPHAEVQLSLTDRKMEVELGFDTAIGFAEAQRCLNCDAQTVFTEAKCIECDACVDICPTDCITFTAPAEDEAELRTRLSAPANNLSQDLYISTDALPTKRIMVKDENVCLHCGLCAERCPTAAWDMQKFMYEVTKAGNYADEVTANSN from the coding sequence TTGAAACCAACAGATATTAAAGATCCGGAGTACTTTCATAAAGTCGTGGATTGTCAGTACGCTTGTCCGGCGCATACCCCTGTTCCAGAGTATATCCGCTTAATTGCAGCCGGGCGTTATACCGATGCTTATATGGTGAACTGGGAATCTAACGTTTTCCCCGGTGTACTAGGTCGCACCTGTGACCGCCCTTGTGAGCCAGCTTGTCGACGTGGTCGAGTAGAAGAACAACCGGTGGCGATTTGTCGGTTAAAGCGGGTAGCGGCAGATAATAAAAATGACGATGACGTTAATGCGTTGATGCCGGTTATTCCCGAGCAGAAAAACGGCAAGCGTGTTGCCTTGATTGGCGGCGGACCAGCGTCATTAACCGTGGCCAGAGATTTAATGCCACTGGGCTACTCGATTGACCTTTATGATGACCAGCCCGCCGGTGGCGGTTTCATGCGTAGCCAGATCCCTTCATTCCGGCTGCCAGTGCAAGTGCTGGATCAGGAAGTTAATTACATTACTGATATGGGCGTAGTGACTCAATACAATCACTATGTCGACAGTTTAAAAACAATTTTAGATAAAAATTATGATGCGGTCTTTATCGGTACCGGTGCCCCCCGAGGTCGCGATTTGACCATCACGGGTCGTGAAGAAGGTGCAGACAATATTCATATTGGTATCGATTGGTTGTCCAGTGTGGCGTTTGAGCACCGTGAAGCGATTGGCAAAAAAGTTATTGTATTAGGTGGTGGTAATACCGCCATGGATTGCTGCCGTACTTCACTCCGCTTAGGTGCCCAGGACGTTAAAGTCGTAGTGCGCAGCCCGCGTTCTGAAATGAAAGCCTCCCCTTGGGAAATTGAAGATGCCGAACGCGAAGGCATTCCAATGTTTGAAAATCATGTGCCACTGGAGTTTGTTGTTGATAATGGCAAATTAGTTGGCATGAAGTTCGACAAGGTGCGCGCCGAATATGATGACAGTGGCAAGCGTTCGCTGGTGAGCCTCGGTGAAGCGCCAGTACTGATTGAATGTGATGATGTTTGTATCGCTATTGGCCAGGACAATGCTTTCCCGTGGATTGAGCGTGATTTAGGCGTGGAGTTTGGTAAGTGGGATATGCCAGTAGTTGATACGCAAACATTCCAATCTAAAAACCCTAAAGTCTTTTTTGGTGGTGACGCTGCATTCGGTCCGGAAAATGTTATTACCGCTGTTGCTCATGGCCATCAGGCGGCAGTTTCTATCGATCTATTTCTCAACGGTAAAAGTGTTAGTGAGCGTTTGGCCCCGGGGACTAATTTAGTTAGCCAAAAAATGGGTATTCACGAATGGAGCTATGACAGCAGCGTGGTCGATGATGTGCGCTATGCCGTACCTCATGCCGAAGTTCAGCTGTCATTAACTGATCGTAAAATGGAAGTTGAGCTGGGCTTTGATACCGCGATAGGTTTTGCTGAAGCACAACGTTGCCTGAATTGTGATGCGCAAACGGTGTTTACCGAAGCTAAATGTATTGAGTGTGATGCCTGCGTTGATATTTGTCCGACTGACTGTATTACCTTTACTGCTCCGGCTGAAGATGAAGCCGAGTTGCGTACTCGCTTAAGTGCGCCAGCTAATAATTTGTCACAGGATTTATATATTTCAACGGATGCGCTACCCACCAAGCGCATTATGGTAAAGGATGAGAATGTCTGCTTGCATTGTGGTTTGTGTGCCGAACGCTGTCCTACTGCAGCTTGGGATATGCAGAAGTTTATGTATGAAGTAACTAAAGCCGGTAATTATGCCGACGAAGTTACGGCTAACAGTAATTAA
- a CDS encoding transglycosylase SLT domain-containing protein: MNKKQYLLLLLLPLLFLVGCTVSPPKNQSNICEIFREKDDWYDEAEDARSNWYLPIPTMMAIMYQESRFQQKAKPPRTKILGFIPGPRPSDSYGYSQAKDDTWDWYIKSSGNYGADRDDFADAIDFIGWYNSVSRKKCNIKPDDTYHLYLAYHEGHGGFNRRTYNKKPWLKGVAKKVSARAARYQSQLNSCEKELQGPWWKFW; this comes from the coding sequence ATGAATAAAAAACAATATCTGCTGCTGTTATTGTTACCGCTACTCTTTCTGGTTGGCTGCACCGTCTCCCCACCCAAAAACCAAAGTAATATCTGTGAAATCTTTCGGGAAAAAGATGATTGGTATGATGAGGCTGAAGACGCGCGCAGTAATTGGTATTTACCTATTCCCACGATGATGGCAATCATGTATCAAGAGTCCCGGTTCCAACAGAAAGCAAAACCACCGCGCACCAAAATTTTAGGGTTTATTCCTGGTCCCAGGCCTTCAGATTCCTATGGTTACTCACAAGCGAAAGATGATACCTGGGATTGGTATATCAAGAGCAGCGGTAATTATGGCGCGGATCGGGATGACTTTGCTGACGCTATTGATTTTATTGGTTGGTATAACAGCGTCAGTCGGAAGAAATGCAATATCAAGCCAGATGATACTTACCACCTTTATCTGGCTTACCACGAAGGTCATGGTGGCTTTAATCGGCGTACTTATAATAAAAAGCCATGGCTAAAAGGCGTGGCAAAAAAAGTCTCGGCGCGGGCTGCGCGCTACCAATCACAACTCAATAGTTGCGAGAAAGAACTGCAGGGTCCCTGGTGGAAATTTTGGTGA
- the zipA gene encoding cell division protein ZipA yields MELGVRDWMLIVGVLLILAVLIDGYRRMRNERRGRIRMALNKQFLNSAGASDDDIGTGELPAGGARIVGRRGGNEELDLEQSVPMLMESVADELTAAESVIDNANDLPDEIPDPIDVAVAAMAAKEEQPTTKDKPQDIAQLKREAETKAVSKSSRVETNPEEVVVINVIAKKEAFKGPDLLHILLACDLRFGDMNIFHRHEEKGGNGAVQFSMANSVEPGFFDLDTIEDFTTPGVCFFMSVPGPKDPIKAFECMVETAQCLVTNLNGVLLDESRSAMTNQTLEHCRQRLQEHQRRQLTHV; encoded by the coding sequence ATGGAACTCGGTGTTCGCGACTGGATGCTCATTGTTGGTGTGCTGCTTATTTTAGCAGTGCTGATTGATGGCTATCGCCGCATGCGCAATGAGCGTCGCGGTAGAATTCGCATGGCTTTAAATAAACAATTCCTGAACTCCGCTGGTGCCAGTGATGATGATATCGGTACTGGCGAATTGCCTGCGGGTGGTGCTCGCATTGTCGGCCGTCGCGGTGGCAATGAAGAGTTGGACCTGGAGCAATCCGTGCCGATGCTAATGGAGTCAGTTGCGGATGAATTGACCGCAGCTGAATCTGTCATTGATAATGCCAATGACTTGCCTGATGAAATACCTGATCCTATCGATGTCGCCGTAGCCGCAATGGCGGCAAAGGAAGAGCAGCCCACAACAAAAGATAAGCCTCAGGACATTGCCCAGCTAAAGCGTGAAGCAGAGACAAAAGCGGTAAGCAAATCTTCCCGCGTCGAAACTAATCCTGAAGAAGTGGTGGTGATTAATGTCATTGCTAAAAAAGAAGCCTTTAAAGGTCCAGATTTACTTCATATCTTATTGGCCTGCGATTTGCGCTTTGGTGATATGAATATTTTTCATCGCCACGAAGAAAAAGGCGGCAATGGCGCGGTTCAATTCAGTATGGCCAATAGTGTCGAGCCAGGTTTTTTTGATCTTGACACCATAGAAGATTTTACTACTCCCGGTGTCTGCTTTTTTATGAGTGTGCCTGGGCCTAAAGATCCCATCAAAGCGTTTGAATGTATGGTTGAAACCGCGCAGTGTCTGGTGACCAATTTGAATGGTGTGTTACTGGATGAGTCGCGTAGTGCTATGACTAATCAAACACTCGAGCATTGTCGCCAACGCTTGCAGGAACATCAGCGCCGTCAGCTGACGCATGTTTAA
- the smc gene encoding chromosome segregation protein SMC has protein sequence MRLKSIKLAGFKSFVDPTTVSFPSNLGCVVGPNGCGKSNIIDAVRWVMGESSAKNLRGENMTDVIFNGSVNRQPVGQASIELVFDNTDGKVGGEYARFAEIAIRRKVTREAISEYYLNGTKCRRRDITDIFLGTGLGPRSYAIIEQGMISRLIESKPEELRVFIEEAAGISKYKERRRETENRMRRTLENLERLTDLRDELERQLQHLQRQAQAAERYTELKKEERLLKAQLQALQWKSLDGQVKVYETSIRDLEVKLEGVIAEQRAVDADIEKFRDVHTDTMDRFNEVQARYYGIGAEISRTEQNIQHQQERSRQLKDDLAQTERNYQESKQHLVTDTEKQERWSAEVEEIQPELELAQSSEEETAAALLDAEESMQAWQQQWDDFNQKALEPRQKAEVQQSRIQHLEQALSRIQQRIEKLEEEKSGLSAGPVEEEIELLNEQLAEADMQREEQQLKLEQQTDEIQQLRDGNVELGAELDKSRNQLQSMRGRHASLEALQQAALGRQQGAISDWLKSSGLDSQARLAENLKVASGWETAVETVLGEHLQAVCVDGLDAVAALAANLEHGSITLLDANTPALNEGSLADTLASKLESGQQAQSLLAGIYVAADLTAALALRSQLAAHESVVTADGLWIGSNWLRVAKDSDEQAGVLQRQQELETLTASMVDAEQSVESLDSQLAAGREKLKVLETSREQLQREAQSQNNKHSELRSALSAKQVNIEQISSRRERISGEIAESREQFQMEQESLGEARMILSEAIESMEQDSSQRETLLAQRDQCRTVLDNARQAARHDKDSAHQLAMRYQSLRAQLDSMSQNIERTRYQVEQLEERRTTLLEGISGSDDPVEELKLELETQLEQRLQIEEELTEARRKVDEIEHGLREAESKRSGIEARAQTVRSELERGRVEVQGLQVRRRTLEEQLIETQYELDNVLANLPEDAEEKLWHENLESIGRRIARLGPINLAAIDEYKSQSERKTYLDAQNADLEEALQTLENAIHKIDKETRQRFKDTFDQVNSSLQELFPKVFGGGTAYLEMTGDDLLDTGIAIMARPPGKRNSTIHLLSGGEKALTAIALVFSIFRLNPAPFCMLDEVDAPLDDANVGRYARLVKEMSKQVQFIYITHNKIAMEMADQLLGVTMHEPGVSRLVTVDVDEAAELAAI, from the coding sequence ATGCGATTAAAAAGTATCAAGCTGGCGGGGTTTAAATCCTTCGTCGATCCAACCACTGTGTCATTTCCATCAAATCTGGGCTGTGTTGTCGGCCCGAATGGTTGTGGTAAGTCTAATATTATCGATGCTGTACGTTGGGTGATGGGTGAAAGCTCGGCTAAAAACCTGCGTGGCGAGAATATGACCGACGTTATTTTTAACGGCTCGGTTAATCGTCAGCCGGTGGGGCAGGCCTCCATTGAATTGGTTTTTGATAACACCGATGGCAAGGTCGGCGGTGAATATGCCCGCTTTGCGGAAATCGCTATCCGCCGCAAAGTCACCCGCGAAGCCATTTCCGAATACTACCTCAATGGCACCAAGTGCCGTCGCCGGGATATTACTGATATTTTCCTAGGTACCGGTTTAGGGCCGCGCAGTTACGCCATTATCGAGCAGGGTATGATTTCCCGCTTGATTGAATCCAAGCCAGAAGAGCTGCGGGTTTTTATTGAAGAAGCCGCCGGTATTTCCAAATACAAAGAGCGCCGTCGTGAAACCGAAAACCGCATGCGTCGCACACTGGAAAACCTTGAGCGCTTAACTGACTTGCGCGATGAGCTTGAACGCCAGCTACAGCATTTGCAGCGGCAGGCACAAGCGGCTGAGCGCTATACGGAGTTGAAAAAAGAGGAGCGATTGTTAAAGGCGCAATTACAGGCCTTGCAATGGAAGTCCCTGGACGGTCAGGTCAAAGTCTACGAAACCTCCATCCGTGACTTGGAAGTTAAGCTGGAAGGGGTGATTGCCGAACAGCGCGCCGTTGATGCTGATATCGAAAAGTTTCGCGACGTTCATACCGATACCATGGATCGCTTCAACGAAGTACAAGCCCGTTACTATGGTATTGGCGCTGAAATCTCCCGTACTGAACAGAATATTCAACATCAGCAGGAACGCAGCCGCCAATTGAAGGACGATTTGGCGCAAACCGAGCGCAACTATCAAGAGTCAAAACAGCATCTAGTTACCGATACCGAGAAGCAGGAGCGCTGGTCGGCTGAAGTTGAAGAGATTCAGCCAGAGCTGGAATTGGCACAGAGTTCCGAAGAAGAAACCGCAGCGGCATTGCTTGACGCTGAAGAGTCGATGCAAGCCTGGCAGCAGCAGTGGGATGATTTCAATCAGAAAGCGTTGGAGCCACGGCAGAAAGCAGAGGTTCAGCAATCCCGCATTCAACATCTTGAACAGGCGCTGAGTCGCATCCAGCAACGTATTGAAAAACTGGAAGAGGAAAAGTCAGGTTTAAGCGCCGGCCCGGTTGAAGAAGAAATTGAGTTGCTAAACGAGCAGTTGGCTGAAGCCGACATGCAGCGTGAAGAGCAGCAGTTAAAGTTAGAACAGCAGACCGATGAGATTCAGCAATTGCGCGATGGCAATGTTGAGCTGGGTGCCGAGTTGGATAAGTCGCGCAACCAGCTGCAAAGTATGCGCGGTCGGCATGCGTCGTTAGAAGCTTTGCAGCAGGCGGCGCTAGGTCGGCAGCAGGGTGCGATCAGTGATTGGTTAAAATCCAGTGGTCTGGATAGCCAGGCCCGTTTGGCTGAAAATTTAAAAGTAGCTAGTGGTTGGGAAACCGCCGTTGAAACGGTTTTAGGTGAGCATCTGCAAGCTGTCTGTGTCGATGGTTTGGATGCTGTTGCTGCGTTGGCAGCTAATCTCGAGCACGGCAGCATTACGCTATTAGATGCCAATACACCTGCGCTCAATGAAGGTTCCTTGGCAGACACCTTAGCCAGTAAACTGGAGAGTGGTCAGCAGGCACAATCGCTGTTGGCGGGAATTTATGTGGCGGCAGATTTAACGGCCGCGTTAGCGTTGCGCAGTCAGCTCGCTGCCCATGAGTCAGTAGTCACCGCGGATGGTTTATGGATTGGTTCCAACTGGTTGCGAGTTGCTAAAGACTCTGATGAGCAGGCCGGTGTATTACAGCGGCAGCAGGAGTTAGAAACACTGACCGCCAGCATGGTTGATGCCGAGCAAAGCGTTGAGTCGCTTGATAGCCAATTGGCAGCAGGCCGTGAGAAATTAAAGGTTCTGGAAACCAGTCGCGAACAATTGCAGCGTGAAGCGCAGTCGCAGAACAATAAGCATTCAGAGCTGCGTTCAGCGCTGAGTGCCAAGCAAGTTAACATCGAGCAGATCAGTTCACGCCGCGAACGCATCAGCGGTGAAATCGCTGAAAGCCGTGAACAGTTTCAGATGGAGCAGGAAAGTCTGGGCGAAGCACGGATGATTTTGTCGGAAGCGATTGAGTCTATGGAGCAGGATTCCAGTCAGCGCGAAACGTTACTGGCACAACGCGACCAGTGTCGTACGGTGCTGGATAATGCCCGTCAAGCAGCCCGCCATGATAAAGACTCAGCCCACCAATTAGCGATGCGCTATCAATCGCTGCGGGCGCAATTGGATTCGATGAGTCAAAATATCGAGCGTACCCGTTATCAGGTCGAGCAGTTAGAAGAGCGGCGCACCACCTTGTTGGAAGGTATTAGTGGTTCTGATGACCCGGTGGAAGAATTAAAACTGGAGCTGGAAACACAGCTAGAGCAGCGTTTGCAAATCGAAGAGGAGTTAACTGAGGCCAGACGCAAGGTTGATGAAATTGAGCATGGTTTACGTGAGGCTGAAAGCAAGCGCAGCGGGATTGAAGCTCGTGCGCAAACCGTTCGTTCCGAATTGGAGCGCGGCCGTGTAGAAGTGCAGGGTTTACAAGTTCGTCGTCGCACCCTGGAAGAACAGTTGATTGAAACCCAATATGAGCTGGATAACGTGCTGGCTAATCTGCCTGAAGATGCAGAAGAAAAATTGTGGCATGAGAATCTGGAAAGTATTGGGCGGCGTATCGCGCGCTTGGGGCCCATTAATTTAGCGGCAATTGATGAGTATAAATCCCAGTCAGAACGTAAGACTTATTTAGACGCGCAGAATGCTGATCTGGAAGAAGCTTTGCAGACTTTGGAAAATGCTATCCATAAAATTGATAAAGAAACTCGCCAGCGTTTTAAAGATACCTTCGATCAGGTGAATAGCAGTTTGCAAGAGTTGTTCCCGAAAGTATTTGGCGGTGGTACAGCTTATCTGGAAATGACCGGTGATGATTTATTGGATACTGGTATTGCTATCATGGCACGGCCACCAGGCAAGCGTAACAGCACCATTCATTTATTGTCTGGTGGCGAAAAAGCCCTGACGGCTATCGCCCTGGTATTTTCTATATTCCGTTTGAACCCAGCGCCGTTCTGTATGCTGGATGAGGTTGATGCACCATTGGACGATGCCAATGTGGGGCGTTATGCCCGTCTGGTAAAAGAAATGTCCAAGCAGGTACAGTTTATCTACATCACCCACAATAAAATTGCGATGGAAATGGCCGATCAATTGCTCGGCGTGACCATGCATGAACCTGGCGTTTCTCGTCTGGTGACGGTGGATGTTGATGAGGCTGCGGAACTTGCGGCGATATAA
- the ccmI gene encoding c-type cytochrome biogenesis protein CcmI, with protein sequence MPEFFIVAIVLVLVAALFVLSPLMMNRSAQQSSREGINISVFKQRLAELEADCDNRDITEKEFLQLKTELERRLLEEVTSPGGGVTSIQRPSWKLPVMLALMLPLIGWGVYQQTGAKADWEITDTLKTLRHKAAAGEEVKAIEQQLLKQLDARLLQRPENPHYLMMIGRTQMELANYPAATDAYQRLAQVYPEDPAVLAQYAQSLYLSSNRQLTPKVQAISDKALQLNPQQPTVLGMLGIASFEAGEYQQAIGYWQQLLPMLGPVSPNRQMITAGIEQAKSLLAESGVVLDEAPAPAAEGGAIAVSLQLQVSIAEQVAVDPDSAVFVFARAVAGPRMPLAVARLRVVDLPAIVTLDDSMAMAPGLNLSSFEQVEVIARISKNGIANRGPGDWEGVFGPVQTAQQAGPISLQISEQVQ encoded by the coding sequence ATGCCTGAGTTTTTTATAGTCGCCATAGTATTGGTGTTAGTGGCGGCGCTATTTGTATTGTCACCGCTGATGATGAATCGCAGCGCGCAGCAGTCTAGCCGTGAAGGCATTAATATCAGTGTCTTTAAGCAGCGCTTGGCTGAGCTGGAAGCTGATTGTGATAACCGTGATATTACCGAAAAAGAGTTTCTGCAATTAAAAACGGAATTAGAGCGGCGGCTATTGGAAGAGGTCACCAGCCCAGGGGGCGGTGTGACGTCTATTCAGCGGCCATCGTGGAAGTTGCCAGTCATGTTGGCGTTGATGTTGCCGCTGATTGGCTGGGGTGTGTATCAGCAAACGGGTGCTAAAGCGGATTGGGAAATTACCGACACCTTAAAAACACTCAGACATAAAGCCGCTGCCGGTGAAGAGGTTAAAGCCATTGAGCAGCAGTTGTTAAAACAACTGGACGCGCGCTTATTGCAACGCCCTGAAAACCCCCATTACTTAATGATGATTGGTCGCACCCAAATGGAGTTGGCCAATTATCCTGCTGCTACCGACGCTTATCAGCGGCTGGCGCAGGTGTACCCTGAAGACCCGGCGGTGCTGGCACAATATGCGCAGTCACTGTATTTGTCTTCCAATCGTCAATTGACGCCCAAAGTGCAGGCGATATCTGATAAAGCATTGCAGCTGAACCCACAGCAGCCTACGGTACTGGGCATGTTAGGGATCGCCAGTTTTGAAGCGGGCGAATACCAGCAGGCTATTGGCTATTGGCAGCAATTATTACCGATGCTGGGGCCGGTATCACCCAATCGACAAATGATCACTGCCGGTATCGAGCAGGCTAAATCGCTGTTGGCTGAAAGTGGCGTGGTATTAGATGAGGCCCCGGCTCCGGCTGCAGAAGGCGGAGCAATAGCGGTCAGTTTACAATTACAGGTTTCCATAGCTGAACAAGTGGCGGTTGATCCCGATTCTGCAGTCTTCGTTTTTGCTCGCGCCGTAGCGGGGCCGAGAATGCCGTTGGCGGTGGCGCGTTTGCGGGTGGTAGATTTGCCAGCCATAGTTACTCTGGATGATTCTATGGCGATGGCGCCGGGTTTAAATCTTTCCAGCTTTGAGCAGGTGGAAGTCATTGCCCGTATTTCCAAAAACGGTATCGCTAATCGCGGCCCCGGTGATTGGGAGGGCGTATTTGGTCCCGTACAAACCGCGCAGCAAGCCGGACCCATCAGTCTGCAGATCAGCGAGCAAGTGCAATAG
- a CDS encoding cytochrome c-type biogenesis protein, with the protein MRLLLLLILLSSCYTQAVVETYEFDNEVTRERYQQFIDELRCPKCQNQNLSGSNSPIAEDLRRELYRLLQDGQSDQQIVDFMVARYGEFILYRPRFNPETALLWMAPAVFLILGLVIIIVVFRRQRQAASVDGTEQDGQDVGLDGTERQQLQQILSTSTVTSAQSKDQSNA; encoded by the coding sequence ATGAGATTGTTATTGCTGTTAATTTTGTTGAGCTCTTGTTACACACAAGCGGTGGTAGAGACTTATGAATTTGACAATGAAGTGACGCGGGAGCGCTACCAGCAATTTATCGATGAGCTGCGTTGCCCCAAGTGTCAAAATCAAAACTTATCCGGTTCCAACTCACCTATTGCTGAAGATTTACGGCGCGAACTTTATCGCTTATTGCAGGATGGGCAATCGGATCAACAAATTGTAGATTTTATGGTGGCACGCTATGGTGAATTTATTCTGTATCGGCCCCGTTTTAATCCAGAGACTGCATTGCTGTGGATGGCGCCAGCGGTTTTTCTTATTTTGGGCTTAGTCATTATCATCGTCGTTTTTCGTCGGCAGAGGCAGGCGGCGTCGGTGGATGGTACCGAACAGGATGGTCAGGATGTTGGTTTGGATGGCACCGAGCGGCAGCAATTACAACAGATATTATCAACGAGTACGGTGACATCGGCTCAGTCCAAGGATCAATCGAATGCCTGA